One part of the Bdellovibrio sp. KM01 genome encodes these proteins:
- a CDS encoding LysR family transcriptional regulator — MAVKTTQNFQWLNYHHLHYFFTIAQEGSIAKAAEKLNIGQPTLSTQLKQLEESLGKPLFERSKQRLHLTEAGRIAFEYAQQVFNLGSEMVEVLQDRLQNNRMHVQIGALDSVPKDITHKVIMQAYKAGNCNISVVEGSGDQLLRELENHHVDLLLSNYAPSVDFQSIYAKSIAKLPVVVCASEKFKHLKKNFPQSLEGQPFVIPTVHSKLRREIDHYFQVNGIKVDQVAEIQDTSLQTLLGSEGVGLIPVADAVAKKLTKEGKLIVLGTMKGVYEEIWLMAANRKIENPIAAQVMKEFSFS; from the coding sequence ATGGCGGTCAAAACCACTCAGAACTTTCAATGGCTTAACTATCATCACCTGCATTATTTCTTCACGATTGCGCAGGAGGGAAGTATCGCCAAGGCCGCAGAGAAACTTAACATCGGGCAGCCCACTCTTAGTACTCAATTGAAACAGTTGGAAGAGTCTTTAGGGAAGCCTCTTTTTGAAAGAAGTAAACAGCGCCTGCATTTGACAGAAGCCGGGCGCATCGCGTTCGAATACGCTCAGCAAGTTTTCAATTTGGGATCAGAAATGGTCGAAGTACTGCAAGATCGACTGCAAAACAATCGCATGCATGTTCAGATCGGCGCCCTTGACAGCGTGCCAAAGGACATTACTCATAAAGTGATCATGCAGGCGTATAAAGCTGGCAACTGCAATATCTCAGTCGTAGAAGGATCTGGGGATCAGCTTTTGCGTGAGCTTGAAAATCATCACGTGGATTTGCTGCTTTCAAACTACGCTCCATCTGTGGACTTCCAATCTATTTATGCAAAATCCATCGCTAAACTTCCAGTGGTGGTTTGTGCTTCTGAAAAATTTAAACACTTGAAGAAAAATTTCCCCCAAAGTCTTGAGGGGCAGCCCTTCGTTATTCCCACGGTTCACAGTAAGCTTCGTCGCGAGATCGATCACTATTTTCAAGTGAATGGCATCAAGGTGGATCAAGTCGCTGAAATTCAAGATACCAGCTTACAAACATTGTTGGGTTCAGAAGGTGTGGGGTTAATTCCCGTCGCAGACGCCGTCGCTAAAAAGCTTACCAAAGAAGGCAAGCTGATCGTTTTAGGAACTATGAAAGGTGTCTATGAGGAAATCTGGCTGATGGCTGCCAATCGGAAAATTGAGAATCCAATTGCAGCCCAGGTCATGAAGGAATTTTCTTTCAGCTAA